A window of Zonotrichia leucophrys gambelii isolate GWCS_2022_RI chromosome 11, RI_Zleu_2.0, whole genome shotgun sequence contains these coding sequences:
- the CDH1 gene encoding cadherin-1 — protein MGRRAGCSVPLCLLLLLLQCGQRLCQRAASCQPGFAAETFALTVPRDSVAAGRALGRVSFVDCGESRRAAFLPDDTRFKVSRDGIVTATRPLQLQQRDITFAVHTWDTVGKRHSAKVTLRPRRHQHRHHERMQQGTVPDVLIFPEHGHGPRRQKRDWVIPPINCPENERGPFPKKLVQIKSNKDKETKVFYSITGQGADTIPVGVFIIERETGWLEVTKPLDREEKDKYQLFSHAVSANGQPVEDPMEIIITVTDQNDNRPVFTQQVFVGYIEENAKPGTSVMTVNATDADDAINVNNGIIGYSILSEEPKGAQDMFTINAANGIISVIGTGLDRETTPNYTLIIQAADQEGFGLTNTATAIIKVTDANDNPPVFDPATYESSVNENEVGVLVARLHVTDQDLPGSPAWNAVYRIRSGDPQGDFEITTDPKTNDGLLKTAKGLDYESQNRYRLVVSVENEVPFTVGLNPATANVLVVVKDVNEAPIFIPPVKQVEVKEDVPVGYQIASYTAQDPDKDQRQKITYRMGSDPAGWLEIDPENGIITAAQALDRESAHAINSTYKAIILAVDNGSPNYATGTGTLLVVLGDVNDNGPVPEPRSFDICNRQPEEQILKIIDKDLPPNTHPFKAELMHGSGSNWTASVVQPDEVKLSMKKELEPGEYSIFLKLLDAQGKDQITAVRAQVCSCEGPAKNCERRAYISGGMGVPAILGILGGILALLILLLLLLLFVRRRKVEKEPLLPPEDDMRDNVYHYDEEGGGEEDQDYDLSQLHRGLDARPEVIRNDVAPPLMAAPQYRPRPANPDEIGNFIDENLKAADTDPTAPPYDSLLVFDYEGSGSEATSLSSLNSSASDGDQDYDYLNDWGGRFRKLAELYGGGEEDE, from the exons tgagCTTTGTGGACTGTGGCGAGTCGCGCCGTGCCGCCTTCCTCCCGGATGACACGCGCTTCAAGGTGAGCAGGGATGGCATCGTCACTGCCACCCggcccctgcagctgcagcagcgggACATCACCTTTGCTgtgcacacctgggacaccgTGGGCAAGAGGCATTCAGCCAAGGTGACGCTGCGCCCCCGGCGGCACCAGCACCGACACCACGAGCGGATGCAGCAG GGCACAGTGCCAGACGTGCTGATCTTCCCGGAGCACGGACACGGCCCCCGGCGGCAGAAGAGGGACTGGGTCATCCCCCCCATCAACTGCCCTGAGAACGAGCGGGGGCCCTTCCCCAAGAAGCTGGTGCAG ATCAAATCCAACAAGGACAAGGAGACCAAGGTTTTCTACAGCATCACGGGGCAGGGGGCGGACACCATCCCCGTGGGTGTGTTCATCATCGAGCGGGAGACGGGGTGGCTGGAGGTGACAAAACCCCTGGACCGCGAGGAGAAGGACAAATACCAG CTCTTCTCCCACGCCGTGTCGGCCAACGGGCAGCCCGTGGAAGACCCCATGGAGATCATCATCACCGTCACTGACCAGAACGACAACCGGCCCGTCTTCACCCAGCAGGTCTTTGTTGGCTACATTGAGGAGAACGCAAAGCCAG GCACATCTGTGATGACCGTGAACGCTACGGATGCAGATGATGCGATCAATGTGAACAATGGCATCATCGGCTACTCCATCCTCAGCGAGGAGCCCAAGGGTGCACAGGACATGTTCACCATCAATGCCGCGAATGGCATCATCAGTGTCATTGGCACGGGACTGGATCGGGAG ACCACTCCCAACTACACGCTGATCATCCAGGCTGCAGACCAGGAAGGCTTTGGCCTGACCAACACTGCCACTGCCATCATCAAAGTCACCGATGCCAACGACAACCCTCCCGTGTTCGACCCCGCCACG TATGAGTCGTCAGTGAACGAGAACGAggtgggggtgctggtggcccGGCTGCATGTGACAGACCAGGACCTGCCCGGCTCCCCGGCCTGGAACGCCGTCTACCGCATCCGCAGCGGGGACCCGCAGGGCGACTTTGAGATCACCACGGACCCCAAAACCAACGACGGGCTCCTGAAAACTGCCAAA GGCCTGGATTATGAGTCCCAGAACCGGTACAGGCTCGTGGTGTCAGTGGAGAACGAGGTCCCCTTCACCGTGGGCCTGAATCCTGCCACAGCCAATGTTCTGGTGGTGGTCAAGGATGTGAATGAAGCCCCGATCTTCATACCCCCAGTCAAGCAGGTGGAGGTGAAGGAGGATGTGCCAGTGGGGTACCAGATCGCCTCCTACACAGCCCAGGACCCCGACAAGGACCAGAGGCAGAAAATCAC GTATCGCATGGGCAGTGACCCTGCAGGGTGGCTGGAAATTGACCCTGAGAACGGCATCATCACGGCAGCCCAGGCCCTGGACCGGGAGTCGGCACATGCCATCAACAGCACCTACAAGGCCATCATCCTGGCCGTGGACAACG GGTCACCAAACTATGCCACTGGCACGGGGACACTGCTCGTCGTGCTTGGGGATGTGAATGACAACGGGCCCGTGCCGGAGCCCCGGAGCTTCGACATCTGCAACCGGCAGCCCGAGGAGCAGATCCTGAAGATCATCGACAAGGACCTGCCCCCCAACACCCACCCCTTCAAGGCAGAGCTGATGCACGGCTCTGGCAGCAACTGGACTGCCAGCGTGGTGCAACCAG ACGAGGTGAAGCTGAGCATgaagaaggagctggagccGGGCGAGTACAGCATCTTCCTGAAGCTGCTGGATGCACAGGGCAAGGATCAGATCACAGCTGTGCGAGCCCAGGTGTGCAGCTGCGAGGGGCCAGCCAAGAACTGTGAGCGCAGGGCCTACATCTCCGGTGGCATGGGCGTGCCTGCCATCCTGGGCATCCTGGGGGGCATCCTGGCGCTGCTCA tcctcctgctgctgctgctgctcttcgtgaggaggaggaaggtggagAAGGAACCACTGCTCCCACCCGAGGATGACATGAGGGACAACGTGTACCACTATGACGAGGAGGGCGGTGGCGAGGAGGACCAG gacTACGACCTGAGCCAGCTGCACCGGGGGCTGGACGCGCGGCCCGAGGTGATCCGCAATGACGTGGCCCCCCCGCTGATGGCGGCCCCCCAGtaccggccccgccccgccaaCCCCGATGAGATCGGCAACTTCATCGACGAG aACCTGAAGGCGGCCGACACGGACCCCACGGCCCCCCCCTACGACTCGCTGCTGGTGTTCGACTACGAGGGCAGCGGCTCGGAGGCCACCTCGCTCAGCTCCCTCAACTCCTCCGCCTCCGACGGCGACCAGGACTACGACTACCTCAACGACTGGGGCGGCCGCTTCCGCAAGCTGGCCGAGCTCTACGGCGGCGGCGAGGAGGACGAGTAG